Genomic DNA from Ilyobacter polytropus DSM 2926:
TTTGCAACTTTATCTGAAGGAGAGTCTGTTGTAGAGATATTAAATTATATGAAACTAGATGCAAGTACTCCTGGAAATCATGATTTTAATTATGGGAAAGACAGGCTAAAGGAGATAGAAAAACTTGCAGATTATGAAATCCTAGGAGCCAATGTGGTTACTGAAAATGGTGGGAAATTTATCGAACCTTATATTATAAAAGATATGAACGGAGTAAGTATAGGGGTTTTTGGGATAGCTACTCCAGAAACTGCCTATAAGACCAATCCTAAAAATGTAGATGGGATAAAATTTGGTGATCCAGTAGAGTATTCAAAAAAATCCGTCCAGGAGCTAAAGTCTAAAGGGGCAGACTTTATAATAGCATTGACTCATCTTGGTATGGATGAAAGCACAAAGGACGGACTTAAGAGTACAGACATAGCCAAGTCAGTGGAAGGTATTGATCTAATTATAGACGGACACAGTCATACAACGCTAGAAGATGGAATGGTAGTCAATAAAACAACCATTGTACAGACAGGTGAATATGATAAAAACATGGGGATAGTCCATATAAAGGTAGAAAACGGAGTGACTACCATAAATCCTAGATTGATAAGTAAGGAAGAGGCTCTAGGTAAAACCATTGAGAGAGAGATAGCAATGGAAATAACTGAAAAGCTGAAGGTCAACGAAGATTATCTTATAAAAGATGGAGACACTCTTTCTGAAATATCATATTCTACAAAAGTTCCTGTAGCTGATCTGGCTTCGATAAATGAAATAAGCAATGTAGACTTGATATACAAGGGAAATACAATAATGGTTCCAGTTGAAAAAAATGTAACTAAGACAGTAACTCAAGTGGAAAAAGTAAAAGTTGGGGGAATAGAAAAGGATCCTCAGCTTGTAAAACTGATTGATAGTATAAAAGGTGAACAGAAGAAAATAACTCAAGTAAAAATCGGAGAAACTCCTGTGTCTTTAAATGGAGAGAGAAAGTTTGTGAGGACAGGAGAAACTAATCTTGCTAATATGATAACCGAGGCCATGCTCTGGAAGACAGGTGCCGATATAGCTCTTACAAACGGTGGAGGTATAAGAGCCTCTATACCAGCAGGAGAGATAACTGTTGGAGATATAATTTCAGTCCTTCCTTTTGGAAACTATGTAGTTACCAAGGAGATGACGGGAAGTGAGGTTATAGAGGCGCTAGAACACGGTATATCAGACTACCCAGCTACCAAGGGTGCATTTCCTCAGATAGCGGGAATGAAGGTGCAATTTGACCCTTCTAAGGCTCCAGGTGAAAGGCTAGTTTCTGTGACAATGAATAACGGAGAGGAACTTCTTCCTGACTCAGTTTATCTAGTGGCTACTAACGACTTCATTGCTGCAGGAGGAGATGATTATAAAATGTTTAAAGGTAAAGCTGAAGCTGGTAATTTTGAGGGACTTGACGAGATTCTTATGGATTATATAAAGGCCAAAGGTATAACAGAGAGGGGAAAAGACAACAGAATAAGTGTAAATAAATAATTTAAGCAGGCTCCGAGTTTTATCGGAGCCTAAACACTTATTTTTTTAGAATTTATAATGAAAATTTTAAAAAAATCGTTGACTGAGATGTGAAAATATGCTATTATTAATCTTGTCCTGAGTAAAAAAAATAACGGAGCATAGCGCAGCCCGGTAGCGCACCTGCCTTGGGAGCAGGGGGTCGCAGGTTCAAATCCTGCTGTTCCGACCATTTTTGCGGGAATAGCTCAGTTGGTAGAGCGTCAGCCTTCCAAGCTGAATGTCGCGAGTTCGACCCTCGTTTCCCGCTCCAACAATTGTGCCTGTAGCTCAGCTGGATAGAGCAACGCCCTTCTAAGGCGTGGGTCAGGAGTTCGAATCTCTTCAGGCACGCCATTTAATATTCTGGCAAAAACATATGGTGAGCGTAGTTCAGTTGGTAGAGCGCCAGTTTGTGGTACTGGTTGTCGCGGGTTCGAGTCCCGTCGTTCACCCCATATAATATGCGTCACTAGCTCAGTTGGTAGAGCACACGACTTTTAATCGTGTTGTCACAGGTTCGATCCCTGTGTGACGCACCACTCAAACGCGGGGGTGGCGGAATTGGCAGACGCGCTAGACTTAGGATCTAGTGTCTTTGACGTGGGAGTTCAAGTCTCCCCCTCCGCACCATAGAAATTCACGAACAGCTTTTAGAAGCTGTTTTTTTATTTTTTGAAACAAAACAATATAACAAAATTTAGATAAAGGAATATTTTAAAAATTGGTATTACAAAAAAATCCGGAAAAACAAGTCCGGATTTTTGATTAAATAGTTATTTGATTTAGTTTTTCTTCAATTTTTTCCAATACCATAGCAGGTTTCAGATCAAGCATACATTTAAAATGTCCTTTAGGGCATTTTTTTCCTCCGTGAAGTCCGCAGGGTCTGCAGGGGAGTCCATTATTTTCTATTATCTGGCTGTTTTTAGACCAAGGATAGAATCCGAGTTCTTTAACGGTAGCACCAAAAATAGCAATAATATGAGTATTTTTCCAGGCAGAGGCGATATGTATAGGGGAGGAGTCGTTGGTCAAAACCACATGAGATCTCCTTGTAACTTCTGCAACTTCTAAAAGGGAGGTCTTTCCTATTAAGTTTATGGTTTTATCAGTTTCTTTTATATTAAGGAGAAGTTCTTCCCGTCCCCCTATAAGAATGATGGCCGTATCCTTTCTTTTGGAAAGGTCATCAATCAGATTGTTAAAATATTCTAAGGGCCACTGTTTGGTAAACCATTTACTTCCAGGAGCAATAGCAACAATTTTTTTGTTTTCTAGATGATTTTCAGACCAGATTTCGTCTACTCTGATTTTTTCAGCTTTTCCAGGAAAAAGTTCTATTCCGTAATATTTATCATTTTTGTCCTCAACAAAGGATAGGAGTTTTTCGACTTCATGCTTGCTCTTGTCATAATGCACTTTTTTATTAAAAAATAATTTACCTGAAGAATTATCATATCCGACTCTAACAGGTGCACCTGTTAGCCAAGTTAGAAGTGAACTTCTAAGATATCTATGGGGAGTTATAATCATATCAAAATTTTTATATTTGAGTCTTTTACCTAAAAGAAAAAGTCCCTTGAGCCCTTTGTGCTCTCCCCTTTTATCATACTCTATTATTTCAGATAAATTGGGATTGTTTCTGAGGATGGATGATCCCACAGGAGTTGTGACATAGGTTATGCTGCTGTCTGGATATTTTTCTTTAAGTTTTTTTATGAGAGGTGTAGATAAGACAATGTCCCCTATAAAGGCTGTATGTATAATCAAAATTTTCATCTATCCACCTCATTTTTCTTTAATTTATCAACAATAATATCCGCAATGGAATTTTTAATTTCGTTATTGTAGCTGTCGAAATATTTGTGAGAGTAGTCTTCCTTTGGGTTATCTTTGTCTGGTATGATATACTGAGCATTATTCCACCCAAAGACTCCCCATCTGACAGGATGCTGTGTTTTTTTATTTGGATATATGGCTACAATATTTCTTTTCATAGACGCAGCTATATGTGTAGGGCCAGTTGATCCTCCAAAATACAAATCAGCTTTTGACATTACCGCTGCAAGATTCAAGAGGTCACCGCCATTTGCAAATAGAAATATCTTGTCTTCTTTAATTTTTTCAATTATCTTTTCGCCTCTCTCTTCTTCAGATATATGGCATGTAAGAACAACATTTAGAGCTGGTATTTTTTTCTTTACTGTTTTTATAAGGTCAGCATAGTCCTCATCAGAAATATTTTTGGCAGAACCTCCCATAAATGGGTTTATCACAAGAATTTTACCCTCTATACTGTTTTCTTTTATAAATACCTCTGCTGCTCTTTTATGTCTCTCCTCTAAAAATATAGAGTTATTTATTTCATAATTTTCATCGAATAGTTTTCCATCGAGTTTTTTTATAAGATCAAGGTTATATTCAGCCTCATTTTTTATAGACAGAGACCTTCTTTGGCGTATTCCTTTGTTGTATGCGAAAATAGAACTTAATTTTGATATGGGCCCAATTCTCCATTTAGCCTTACTGGCCTTGGCAAGTTTAGACACAAAACTGTCATTATATAGAGCTATAAATACATCTGCTTTAAAATGCTTGATTTTTTCTATCAGTTCCTTTTGCCTGAAATCATCTATTTTTATTACACGATTTATGTAAGGTAGATTTTTTACTATCTCATAATTATATTTTCTCACGAGAACTGTTATTTCAGCTTGGGGATACATTTTTCTGAGCATATAAAAACTAGGAATGGAAAGAACTAAATCCCCTATTTTATCCGTTCTAGATACTATTATTCGTTTTATTTCCACAAAAATCACCCTTAGCTATTTTTATTTTCCACATAGGCTCCGTTCCGGTATATCTCTCTAAGTTTAAAATATTTCACCATGGAATACATTGAACTGGTACAGGCTATGACAAATCCCTCTATACCGTCTAAAAATCCCAGCCTTAAAAAATACATTCTGAAAAATTTATACATGGGGTTTAAAATTATTTTTAAAATTCCAGATTTTTTCCCTCTTTTGTAATATTCCTCTGCCCCTAAGGTTGTATATCTATTAAATCTGTCAAAGTAATCTTTCATTGTTATATAGGAGTAGTGGTTTATTTTTTCTTTTATTTTTCCTATTTCACAATCTGTTATATAATCCTCATGAACTAGGTTGTCACTTACTTTTACGCTGCCTTTTTTCCAGAGTCTCGTGGCATATTGATTGCTCCATCCGCCATATTTTAGCTCTTTTCCAAAACATATAGAACATCTGTTTATCTGGTAGACTTGATAATCATAGATACCATTTTTTATTTTATTTATTTTCTTTATCAGATCCTCAGAGAGTTCTTCGTCAGCATCGATAAGCAGTATCCACTCTCCGTTGCATTTTTCAATGACAGAATTTTTTTGAGGACCAAATCCCTTCCACTCTTCGTCGTAGACTTTGGCTCCGAGATTACGGGCTATTTCCACAGTTCCATCAGAGCTGTTGCTGTCTACAATCACTATCTCATCAGCTACCTTACTGGCAGCTTTTAGAGTTAACGGGAGTATTTTTGCTTCGTTAAATGTTATTATTCCAACGGATAGTTTCATCATCACTCACCCTATCTTTATTTATCAGCTAATTATAACAACTAAAGTACCTTTTGGCAACTTTACAAAAAACAGAAAAGACCGAGCAGGGTAACTCGGTCTTTTCAATAGGTCATTCATGGTTTCTCAAAAGAAACACCTGAGTGGGTAGCCCAGGATTTAATTCATATAGACTTAAAAAAAGGGGGGGCTTAAGTTCTACATGGAATATATCAATGGTGCCTAGAAGTGGATTCGAACCACCGACCGCACGGGTATGAACCGTGTGCTCTAGCCAACTGAGCTATCTAGGCATATTTGGTGGCGGGGGCAGGATTTGAACCTACGACCTTCGGGTTATGAGCCCGACGAGCTGCCAGACTGCTCTACCCCGCGTCACTTTTCTTTATAAAAAACATGATTTTTTTCTTTTGGAACAAGATTAATTATATTATACAGATAAAAATAAGTCAATATTTTTTTGTAATTTTTTATAAAATTTTATAATTTTTTTATTGTTTTTTCATTTTTTTATTCCTTTATAGTATTTTTTAACCCTTTTAAGATATTTTGATTCTAGTTTTCCACTATGCTCACTTTTTAGTTTGGTTACACGACTGGCTCCTAAATTATACGCCATTATCCCATCAGATACATTTGAAAAATAGATAATCTGTTTTAAAAGGTAATAGGCTCCATAATAGATATTCCTCTCAATATCTAACAGGTCATTTCTGATTATATTTTTTTTATTCATTTTTTTACCGACATCTTTACCGACATCATATGTAAGCTGCATAAGTCCATAAGAAGGGTCTGAGGAAATAATGTCAGGTCTGTAACTACTTTCTACCATGATCATAGCGGCCAATATTTCCCATCCTACTCCAGTTTCGTTGTGAACATCATAAAGAGCTTTGGCTACGGCCAAAGCTTCTTTTTCATTTATATTTCCCTTGCTTATCTCTTTTACCTTCTCAAGAATGAGCTTAAATTCTTTAAGTTCTTCAATTTCATTTTTTTGTTTTTCGATGACAGTTTCAGTGTTTTTTAGCTTTTCCATATACTGCATCTCTTTTTCTATGTACTTTTTCTCTTTTTCCTTTTCATTCAGCTGAATTTGAAGGATCTCATTTTTTAGGCTCTTTATTGCCAACTCTTTTTTGTGAAGGTTAAAGAGGAGAAGCACTGTGAGCACAAGAAACAATAAAACTGAAATTAATTTCATATTATCCTTATTTGAATTTTTCATATGAGGATATGGATATAGTTTAGTCTTCTCCATGCTGTGCCTCCTCCCTAAAACATCATAGGGTTTCAGAATTTATTTAGTATAAAATCCGGCATGGGCCGGATTTTATGCTTTCTCAAACTGATCTTTTCCAACTCCGCAAAGTGGACAAACCCACTCTTCAGGGATATCTTCAAACTTTGTACCAGGTTCTACACCAGAATCAGGATCTCCTACCTCAGGATCGTATACATATCCACATACAACACATACCCATTTTTCCATTTATTATTCCTCCTAGATTTTAGTATTTACATTTTTTGATTATGCTTTCTCAAACTGATCTTTTCCAACTCCGCAAAGTGGACAAACCCACTCTTCAGGGATATCTTCAAACTTTGTACCAGGTTCTACACCAGAATCAGGATCTCCTACCTCAGGATCATATACATATCCACATACAACACATACCCATTTTTCCATTTGCTGTTCCTCCTTATTTTAGTAGTTATATTTTTTCAAACTGATCTTTACCCACTCCACAAAGTGGACAAATCCAGTCTTCTGGAATTTCTTCAAATGCTGTTCCTACCTCTATACCTGCATCAGGATCTCCTATTACAGAGTCATACACGTAGCCACATACAACACATGCCCATTTATCCATTTATTG
This window encodes:
- a CDS encoding glycosyltransferase family 2 protein yields the protein MKLSVGIITFNEAKILPLTLKAASKVADEIVIVDSNSSDGTVEIARNLGAKVYDEEWKGFGPQKNSVIEKCNGEWILLIDADEELSEDLIKKINKIKNGIYDYQVYQINRCSICFGKELKYGGWSNQYATRLWKKGSVKVSDNLVHEDYITDCEIGKIKEKINHYSYITMKDYFDRFNRYTTLGAEEYYKRGKKSGILKIILNPMYKFFRMYFLRLGFLDGIEGFVIACTSSMYSMVKYFKLREIYRNGAYVENKNS
- a CDS encoding 5'-nucleotidase C-terminal domain-containing protein encodes the protein MKRKFYMLSGTALLLALTACSNGDIKEDTELSIKKPKDFKLVVAHINDTHGRVEEGKYDGMGFPRISTVLKDLRKENDNVLFLDAGDTIHGTTFATLSEGESVVEILNYMKLDASTPGNHDFNYGKDRLKEIEKLADYEILGANVVTENGGKFIEPYIIKDMNGVSIGVFGIATPETAYKTNPKNVDGIKFGDPVEYSKKSVQELKSKGADFIIALTHLGMDESTKDGLKSTDIAKSVEGIDLIIDGHSHTTLEDGMVVNKTTIVQTGEYDKNMGIVHIKVENGVTTINPRLISKEEALGKTIEREIAMEITEKLKVNEDYLIKDGDTLSEISYSTKVPVADLASINEISNVDLIYKGNTIMVPVEKNVTKTVTQVEKVKVGGIEKDPQLVKLIDSIKGEQKKITQVKIGETPVSLNGERKFVRTGETNLANMITEAMLWKTGADIALTNGGGIRASIPAGEITVGDIISVLPFGNYVVTKEMTGSEVIEALEHGISDYPATKGAFPQIAGMKVQFDPSKAPGERLVSVTMNNGEELLPDSVYLVATNDFIAAGGDDYKMFKGKAEAGNFEGLDEILMDYIKAKGITERGKDNRISVNK
- the waaF gene encoding lipopolysaccharide heptosyltransferase II — protein: MKILIIHTAFIGDIVLSTPLIKKLKEKYPDSSITYVTTPVGSSILRNNPNLSEIIEYDKRGEHKGLKGLFLLGKRLKYKNFDMIITPHRYLRSSLLTWLTGAPVRVGYDNSSGKLFFNKKVHYDKSKHEVEKLLSFVEDKNDKYYGIELFPGKAEKIRVDEIWSENHLENKKIVAIAPGSKWFTKQWPLEYFNNLIDDLSKRKDTAIILIGGREELLLNIKETDKTINLIGKTSLLEVAEVTRRSHVVLTNDSSPIHIASAWKNTHIIAIFGATVKELGFYPWSKNSQIIENNGLPCRPCGLHGGKKCPKGHFKCMLDLKPAMVLEKIEEKLNQITI
- the rd gene encoding rubredoxin; the protein is MEKWVCVVCGYVYDPEVGDPDSGVEPGTKFEDIPEEWVCPLCGVGKDQFEKA
- the rd gene encoding rubredoxin → MDKWACVVCGYVYDSVIGDPDAGIEVGTAFEEIPEDWICPLCGVGKDQFEKI
- a CDS encoding glycosyltransferase family 9 protein; translation: MEIKRIIVSRTDKIGDLVLSIPSFYMLRKMYPQAEITVLVRKYNYEIVKNLPYINRVIKIDDFRQKELIEKIKHFKADVFIALYNDSFVSKLAKASKAKWRIGPISKLSSIFAYNKGIRQRRSLSIKNEAEYNLDLIKKLDGKLFDENYEINNSIFLEERHKRAAEVFIKENSIEGKILVINPFMGGSAKNISDEDYADLIKTVKKKIPALNVVLTCHISEEERGEKIIEKIKEDKIFLFANGGDLLNLAAVMSKADLYFGGSTGPTHIAASMKRNIVAIYPNKKTQHPVRWGVFGWNNAQYIIPDKDNPKEDYSHKYFDSYNNEIKNSIADIIVDKLKKNEVDR
- a CDS encoding lytic transglycosylase domain-containing protein, whose translation is MEKTKLYPYPHMKNSNKDNMKLISVLLFLVLTVLLLFNLHKKELAIKSLKNEILQIQLNEKEKEKKYIEKEMQYMEKLKNTETVIEKQKNEIEELKEFKLILEKVKEISKGNINEKEALAVAKALYDVHNETGVGWEILAAMIMVESSYRPDIISSDPSYGLMQLTYDVGKDVGKKMNKKNIIRNDLLDIERNIYYGAYYLLKQIIYFSNVSDGIMAYNLGASRVTKLKSEHSGKLESKYLKRVKKYYKGIKK
- the rd gene encoding rubredoxin; the protein is MEKWVCVVCGYVYDPEVGDPDSGVEPGTKFEDIPEEWVCPLCGVGKDQFEKA